Below is a window of Komagataella phaffii GS115 chromosome 1, complete sequence DNA.
CATCCTTCGAGAAGTTTGCAAGGGCATTGGTCTGTCTAATACGGCCGCGAATTACCTACCGTAGGAATTATTGATTATGAATTTCGGACCATATTCTACTACCAACTAAACCCATGTCCAGTACCATTTTTTATCGGTTCAGGTCCCAGAAAGACCTGTCTAGAGTTCAGTTTGATGGTACAGGAATTACTGTATTTGATTTGAAACGTGAAATTATCCTTCAAAACAAGCTTAATTCGAACCTTGATTTTGTCTTAACTCTACTCCACTCAGATACAAATGAACCATACGATGACGATAACACAGTCATTCCCAGATCTTCCTCGGTAATAGCGAGACGAAGTCCTCCTATGAAGAAGGGAAGAGGAACAGCAGGTAGATATTTGGTCGGAAAACCTCGTATCAACAGAACAGCTCCCTCTGGCCCCACTACAGGTGCTCCTGCTCCAACAAACCTGACCGGATTAtctgaggaagaaagaataCAGTCTATGTTCAACCAGCAGTCCCAGAACTGGCAACAGCATCAAGAGGAGCTTTCCACCCACACTCCTGTTCATTACTCAAAAGCATCAGAGGATGCCCCTCCTCCTGGATATATCTGTTACAGATGTGGTGCCAAAGATCATTGGATCAAGAACTGTCCTACAAATAACGATCCAAACTGGGAAGGAAAACGAGTCACTAGAACTACAGGTATTCCCAAAACCTATTTGAAAACAGTAGATAAAGAGGTAGCCGAGAGCTCAGACTCTAACGTAATGATAAACGAAAATGGAGAATACGTGGTAGCCATGGCCAATCAAAAAGCTTGGGAAACTTACCAGAAGAAACATTCACAGTCAAATACAAATAAGGAGCTTTCAAAGCAGTTATTAAGCAAAGTCACCGATGATCGAATGATAGATCCCATAACGAAAGACCTGATTAAGTACCCTGTCTTGACTCCTTGCTGCAAAAAACTATatggaaaagaatcaattgaagaagagcttttgaATGACGATTTCAAATGCCCTAATTGTGGTCAAGAAGATATTTTACTGGACTCTTTGATCCCAGATGATGAtctgaagaaacaaatcgACGAGTTCGTAAAATCTAACTCACAAAAGAGAGAGCTAGAGGACGATGAATCCCCAGATGAAATGAACAAAAGACTCAAGTCTTCAATTCCTGCACAGAATTTAGCTGTTCCACAAATTCCTTTCATGCCGATGATGATGCCTTTTCCTCTAATGGGAGTGCCCTTTATTCCCCCTACGAAGAAATAATGtagaatttttcaattatAGTATATACTTGACTATTTCGGCTGATTGAAGCTAATTACTGCCCATTTGCCTGTAGCACACCATGACTTTCCATCTGTTCTAACTAGCTCTTCCTCTCTTTGCTTAGGCAACCCTACACATACGTCTGCTTTACAAGTACGTAGAGCCAAAATAGGAATATTTGTTTCACCCAGTTCCTTGATAGCTGTTTTGAAAGGAGTATCTTTTGGCCATTTCTTGTCTCCTGTAAGCTTTCGGTAATTTAAGTCACCTTTGATAATGACTAAAGCTGAGTCTTGGAAATAATCGTACAGTTCTGCTCCTCCGTGTTTACCATTGGGTGTGATATGGGTATAATCTAAATCTAGGGTCCAAAACTCGTTTTCCAATAGCTTTATTTTTCCCGACTGAAGGTAGTTTCTCACGATAGAGACAAATCGGTCCACCTCATCTCTGTTATCTGGGAACAGTTGAGTATTAGACAGGtccttcaacaacagctCAACGTCTTTGATCATAGTGTCACTGACCATCCATGGTCTCGTTTTGCAATGGATTCCAACAGAATCAGCAAGATTTGAATCAAGGGTAAATAAGGAAAATACCAAATCAGtaaaaaattcaaaaccAGCGTTGTCCAACACTATGTCAATCCTCTTGGGACGCTTACACAGCAGCAAATGGTCCCAAGCTTTCGAAGTATCATTAGCCAGGATATGCTTCTCATTCTCCTTCCTAGCAGCAGCCGATTGACCAGTGCTCATATCATAGTCTTGAGCGGCTGTTGCTAAAAGAGATAAGTCAATTGCGTTTCCCCAAAGTGAAACATCAataaattctttgaacaatAGGTATTGACCATCTTT
It encodes the following:
- a CDS encoding Essential conserved subunit of CPF (cleavage and polyadenylation factor), whose protein sequence is MSSTIFYRFRSQKDLSRVQFDGTGITVFDLKREIILQNKLNSNLDFVLTLLHSDTNEPYDDDNTVIPRSSSVIARRSPPMKKGRGTAGRYLVGKPRINRTAPSGPTTGAPAPTNLTGLSEEERIQSMFNQQSQNWQQHQEELSTHTPVHYSKASEDAPPPGYICYRCGAKDHWIKNCPTNNDPNWEGKRVTRTTGIPKTYLKTVDKEVAESSDSNVMINENGEYVVAMANQKAWETYQKKHSQSNTNKELSKQLLSKVTDDRMIDPITKDLIKYPVLTPCCKKLYGKESIEEELLNDDFKCPNCGQEDILLDSLIPDDDLKKQIDEFVKSNSQKRELEDDESPDEMNKRLKSSIPAQNLAVPQIPFMPMMMPFPLMGVPFIPPTKK